In the genome of Amblyraja radiata isolate CabotCenter1 chromosome 6, sAmbRad1.1.pri, whole genome shotgun sequence, the window gtacgggatactgagttggatgatcagccatgatcatattgaatggcggtgcaggctcgaagggccgaatggcctactcctgcacctattttctatgtatctatgtatgtaaaaTCAAAAGAGGTATGGATAGACTAGACTGCAGGACACTTTTCCCCATATGAGGGGTaaataaaactagaggacatagatttaggtTAATGCTAATAAAAACCTTGCGGGAACCTTAGAGGGTCCATTCTCACCCGAGCATGGTGATTGtctagaatgcactgccagagagtGTGGCAGGAGCACAGTCACTGACAGCATGTATAAAGTGACTAGATGAGCACTTTAAAAAATCGCCGAGGTATAGATGGCTATGGTCCAAGAGCCGGTAGGCAAGATTAATACTGATGAATGcccattggttggtgtggacataaTTTGAccgttttcgtgctgtatgaccGGCTTGTTGGGAAATAAGATCAAAGGAATTGCAACCAATCAATAGAGAAAAGGCAAAGTTCAATTGCTGGTGAAGCCTTTTTAATTTACAATCAATTTGATGTTCATGGTTTATCTTCACAGCTTTAAATTTCCGTTCCATCCTACTCTATATCACCATTGATGGACTGACCACAACCTAAATTAGTACATATAAAGTTCAGGACAAAAACAACACAGATTTTTATAAATATACCAAAAAGGTATATACCCGTGGCTGTTTGGAAATTATTTTTCTTCCCTCGATCTGAGATGCCTGAAAGATGCTAAATAACTTTTATATCAAAATGAAAAATGATGTGAACTATACCTGATGGTTTGTCATTCACGATTTTAGATTTCTGTTCCAGCCCTTGAAGAGACTCAGGCTTTGACTTGGGTTTCAGTGAAGGAAATAATCTTGTGATTAGATCCGATGTAGGAGGGGATTCTTCAATTTTGTTCAAATAGTTTTCACACTCAATCTCTTTTTTAGCAGAAGCAATTTTTCTTCTCATAACTTTGTCCTCAGTAACTTTACTGGAAGAGATACTTTGAGTTACTAATACAGAGGTATGGACAGGCACTGCTGAGCTATCTTCAACCTTAATGAATTCAGTTTCATCTTGGTCAGTCCATGTTTGGTCATCATCAAACTCAACCTTTTCTTGATGCAAAGATGTGCTGATTTTGCTTTCAGTGTAAAAGAGAGAGGAATCTGCTTTCTGGCTCAACCCAAGTTTATCTTTTTCTATCACAGTCACCATTTCACCATCATCGTCACCATCATCAGATGACAGGTCAAGATCCGTGTCCATATTCTTGTCTTTGTTGAAACTGTCCGTTGGTTGTTTTCCACACACAGATTTAGGATCATCTTCTTTGTCACTACTGCAGATCACTGACTGCAcccgtgttttattgtcatttgtcagtGTACAATCAAGATCTCCCTCTGAATCTGAAGTGGTGTCACTAATAGCATACTGATATTCTTGGGAATCACTTTCAACATTTTGCTTCACTGCTTCATTGCTGACTGGTGGATTAAAAATACTTTTGCAATTTGTCTCTAATACCACACAATTACTTTTAACATTTTCCTTATCCCTATTAGCCAGATTTCTGGTGTGCTTTGTATCACGTGAACTTTCAAGCATTTTATGAACAGATTTTATTGGGGTGGAGGACAACCTGCGATCTTTGTTATATTGCCAATCATTGTGTACCATTTTTAGCACAAATGAAGAATTACTGGAGAAGGAAAGTTCTTCAGCTGCCTGCTCCAAAAACTCAAACTCATTCAATTCAACGATTTCTTTTGCATTGTCCTTGTTCCAGTTCTCCACCTTTTTCTGAAATGATCTCTCTAATGAATTCTCAACTCCACTTTTTGCTctttcagttgggcaagtgggaagTATATTTTCTGCACTTTTTTGCAATCTCTCAGCTTTACATACTGATGTTAGTTTTTGCAGAGATTTACCGTCTTGTCCAATTCGTTTTGTCTTTATTTGTTCATACTCCTGAACCACATTTATACAACCTGTTTGATAGACATTTTGAACATGAACTTCGGATGCATGTATTGTTTCCTCTGCCTGCCGAGGTGACTGGAAGACATCATCTTCATTACAATTTCCTGAGACAGCTACTTTTTTAATGCACAGTGCAGAGTAGTTCTTTccttgtccaaatgcctttggTTTGTTGCCAATCCTGGTTGAGACGGTATTATGTCTTTCCTTGTTTAAAAGTGTCAATTTCCTCAGCATCGGTTGACAAGTTGGCTTCTTTAAACTTACAGAATCCTGGTCGGTTAGGTTTTCTTCCCTATCGGGTTTGATAGTAGCTACATTACTCGACTTGATTTTTGAAAATCTTGCTAGTCCTTCACCACGCTTCAAAAACTTATTTTTGTTGCCTTTATCCTCAGAGAATTCTGGAAGTAACTATAATAACAAGACTATGATTAAGAACTTAATGACTACTTAAGGAAACAGTTAAGAAATCTGTTAAATAAATCAAGTTAAAGGAAAAGAAAGAAGTTATACCGTGTATTTTTAAAACCATACAATGTACTTCCTGCAAGAATGTAATTTGACATTTTTCAGATACAATATTTTAGGAGTAAAAAGGTTAATTAGCAATACAAGAAACTAAATCTAGTCATTAAAAGCATTCCAAGGCATTAAATATTAGACATAACTTTCTACAGCAGAAATTCATTTTAAATTCCTATAATCTCTGAAGAAATTAATATCAAAATTTAATAAAGTTAACAGGAGAGTAGCACAAATTATCCAGAAATGTGCAGATTTGTAATGCACCATTGTTCTCCACTACAATTATATTGTGCAATCTAAACATGCTGCAGTTAAACCACAACCTCCCCCCCGAAAAGAAATATCCATATTATATGTGTGGGCATCGTTAAATTTTTAAATAACTTTTTCTCTTCCTCCACATTATTTTAGAACGGCAGTAAATGTCCAACCCACAGAACAACATATCTCCATACATTGTCTAAATTTGGCTTATTCCAAGTAGACAGTACTTTTTGGATTTCAACCAAAACTGATATGCTCTGTTTAAAGACAGACAGGAAAGATATCAACAGCAGTGTCCCAGTTCCTCAATAAACTTTCCCAGCTTCCTGGCCATCATTCCTCTTAAATGAATGTTAACAAGATTAGTTTTGTGTTTCTTCTCTGCTACATGTGGCTGCCTACACGATGATTTCAAAATAATCCATGATTTGTGAAATCTTTTAATAAGCTGCAGCAAAAATAACAAAACCTATCCTGATTAACATTACATTACAACATTAAGTAGGCTTCCAATAAACATCACCGtctggaaaccccccccccccccccccccccccacctcccgggACTTGCACCTTTATCATTCCTCCCCCCATATCTCTTCATGgagaactatccatgttctccagagatgctgcctgtcccgctgagttactccagcacttggtgtcttttttaatGAAGAACTTAAATCATCTGATTCAGAAGGAGTCAATTATATAGCAAAGAAGCACATACGAGTTTCCCAACATTTAGAGTTTAAGGTTTCATATGGTAACAAAGCAAAGTTGAATGAAAGCAATTGTGCCCAGTCAATCAAGCGGAGTAATCAGTTACTCCACTATCATTGAGAAGTTGCTATGGCATCTGTTTCTTTAATTCTTTAAATTGTTTTCCGAGTTAATGCCCTTAatttacagtacaatacagtaaaaCACATCATTAAGTGATGTTCTTTACCAATACCATTTGTTGAATTCTAATAATTCAGTAGAATACACCTCTGAGGTATAATATTTATCTGTTGCTGCTGTGACATTAAATCGTCAATTGTACATCCGATTTTGAGAAGGCTAGATTTACTGTTCCAAACACAAACCGGTAATTGCTTCAGTTCAAGTTGCTGTTGTTGCAGTCTCTGTTCTTCCATTTTCATCTGCTTCTCCAGGAACtcttcaaatgttttttttcctcCACTGACTCCAGGCTTGATTGGTCTATTGGGGAGAGATAATATCTGTAGAACTGTTGTATTTCCAAAAATAGAAAGATTCATAATCTGCTAATTAAAATGTCTGCTTATACAATActgaaaataatttaattataCTGCACCAAATATGCACAACTaccttattattttttaattacgtGGCAAATTAAGCCTTGGGTCAAGTTTATTAGTATAACAAAATAGACTTTCATTTGAAACTTGATATGTTCTCCTAActgtttatttacctttcttctaGAGTGTTAAAGGATGGCAGATCATCAGAATAAGCTTTTTCAGATTGGCTTTGAATTGATGTTCCACTTTTAGAATCCTTATTACTCTGATGTATATTAAAAGGTTCTCTTGAAGATGTTGATTCAGAACTTTCTTCACAGTGAACTTCAATCtcacctttaaaaaaaattacaggatAGCATATATCTGTGATGAAACACGGTAATTTCTTTAGCCATGTACATACTCTGAAATACAATGCTAACTTCATTAGAAACATTTATTAACCAACTGAAACTGAGCGCCAACTGAAATGAATTCCAAGGATGCAAGAAATATGgtgtagcggcaccatacgtggCGAATAAAGATGAGTCGTCAGGCCGGTTTAAAGAGTCATTTATTcggtggtacaggtgcacaaccttttatccgaaattccaaataacgaaaagctccgaattgcggacattttttcggtccttgaagaaaggtccttgaagacgttcaccaagggcggcccgcagaggtgacagcggaacctccggtcggtcctcgaagaaaggggaactaaatccccattcataaaagagaaggtgagggtatattgcgcgggagggttaataattgacaatctgttgctgcctgcccgctgagttaaaaagttcccacggtagactcacgatacacagtgtatcgtgagtcttgcgtgggaactttttaactcagcgggcaggcatcagcagattgtcgctcccttcagtttcaccccacctacacccctctgcttcccggccatgtgtgtgaccccttccctcccctctccagctccccgcccattgcaccggcgcgggggctttgcactgtcttcacgtcggcaatgccagcaggtcagtgccagtcaccggagacatcaggaccaacgggacaccgacccccaggcccactgcaagcacggagatcccagagatccacagccagcagcagcccagccccgtttcaactccagaggaacacactccccgtaggggcagaagctgatggtgtgcaaggtacgtcttgttcttggggtggcgcagctcgggctatgAGCGAACtgtcacttgtcgccgtagcggcccatcggggagcggattcctctggagttgcagGGGgaagggggtattgtgctgtttgatcgccccctgctatcccagggacagggagacacagcggcttttgagaatggtgggcaatcacttccaaagttctgcccacagtcagtacacctctcctacacttgtctcccgcactaagatcacctCGCAGAGAATgaacccagcctaaccctccctattctctcctattctgcaagaaaaactacattgaagactcaaactcgcgatcgagtaactgccgggatcgaggcgcaaactcgcgaccttgcgatatgagccgagcactctaccactgagccagccgttaaaaatctacgctaaaaatcttccattccgtaagccgaaaaattccgaattacgaaaagtgtctggtcccaaggctttcggataaaaggttgtgcacctgtagttggtgagctaactataatacaatgttgttgcagctgagcgaggttgttccctCGTGCTCAGCTGCCGGTTGTCTCGATAGGTCTCGTGGTGAGAGAGCTTTTGtatcaggacactccctctagcccttgacgtcacgtgcccgccctcgtatctcctgacgagggttcgagcatgagtggccctgTTTAGgctgccgccacaggacccccccccccccagaaccggaggaaggaatagaatggTTGAGGGCGGCTCCTGCATGTGTGTCGGGGACACCCCGGGCGAGTGTCAGGACGGAGGCTCCACAGGCGCAGTCGACGCTCTGCGTGGGTAATCCCGAGGTACCGAGGGGTGCGAGAGGACCGATGCAGAAGCTGCCGGTCGGAAGAGACACAGCCGTATCTCCTCGACCAGCGAAGGGAGAGTGTCCTGAGAAATAAGTCCCCCagcaatggctgggagacgtcggcaacaaggaaggaaaataatggtcgagggcggctcctgcATGTGTGTCGGGGACACCCCGGGCGAGTGTCGGGACGGAGGCTCCACGGGCGCAGTCGACGCTCTGCGTGGGCGATCCCGAGGTACCGAGGGGTGCGAGAGGACCGATGCAGAAGCCGCCAGTCGGAAGAGACACAGCCGTATCTCCTCGACCAGCGAAGGGAGAGTGTCCTGAGAAATACGTcccccagcaacggctgggagacatCGGCAACAAGGAAGGAAAATAACGGTCGAGGGCAGCTCCTACACGTGGACCGGGGACACCCCGGGCGAGAGTCGGGACGGAGGCTCCACGGGCGCAGTGACGCTCTGCGTGGGCAATCCCGAGGGGTGCGAGGGGACCTAATTAAGAAGCCGCCGaagataaaataaacaaaacaattcctgaaCCGGGCGTGGAAAAACAGTTAACACAAAATGAACAGCAACAAGAAAAATTACAGTGCCATCAGCGTCCAAAGTtcaaattgtccatagtgcagAATAGTGTTGCAGTGATGGCATCCAACCGGAAGATggcgctgtggccggtagtcaggctgcagtgacggcagtCATCCTgacggtggcgctgttgccggtagtcaggctgcagtgatGGCATCCGGCTGGAAGGTGGCGCTGTGACGGCAGTGAGGCTGCATCGATGGCGGCTGACCTGTCGGTGGCGCTGTCGCCGGTGGTcgtgctgcagtgacggcatccggccGGAAGGTGGCGCTGTGGACGGTAAGTTTGTGCTTCTCTTCCGGCCGGCCgcggcggccatgtttgtagtcgTGCGGCCGCCTGTTTCAGGCAGCCGCGGTGGCCATTTTGCCGGCCGGCTGAAGCGGACTTGAATCCCTGGGCCGGACAGGTAGACAGCGCCCATGGATCTTCAGTGTCCATGCCGGTGAGGTGAAGAAAGGGCGTCTTCGGCAGGCGCCCCAGGTAAGCCCGAGCTATCGGGTGGCTAGGCCCTGGGCAGCGGCCGTCCTGCCGGTGAGGTGCAAGGCGTGGAGCCGTGGCCGCGACGAGGCCTGTTGCGGTGACGGGTCTGCAGCCGTGTCCGCGGTGAGGCCCGGTGCGGTGCAGGTGAGGTGAGGTCGGGGCAGGACCTGGAGCCGTGTCTGCGGGGAGGCCCGGTGCGGTGCAGGGTGTGGGCCTAGCCTGTTGTCGGGAGCGGGAGAGCGGCAGGTACTCGTCGGGCGTGCGTCGGTGTTGCTGTGGGGCAGGAGGCTGCTAAGCTcgcagctcctgcagcagctggtggagcagCGGCGGCTGATAAGGCCTCTCCGCTCCAGTGGTCAGCTCCGGGCAGGTCATGCGGGGGAGCACGGCGGCCCGCCTAGTTGCCGGGAGCGGGAGAGCGGCAGCAGCGACGGCTTCTCAGCTCCGTTgagcagcagctggtggggaaGAGGCGGCATACCTCACTGCAGGGCCGGGTTGGCTGCAGCATCGTTCTGCAGGGCTGGGCAGCCGGCTGCAGACATCACGTCTCCCGAGGCTGCGTGCTTCAGCAGTCCAAATTTCAATTCGGACAGtcgggggtcaccagtgtagcggcaccatacgtggCGAATAAAGATGAGTCGTCAGGCCGGTTTAAAGAGTCATTTATTCGGTGGtagttggtgcgctaactataatacaatgttgtTGCAGCTGTACGAAGTTTGTTCCCTCGTGCTCGTTGCCGGTTGTCTCGATAGGTCTCGTGGTGAGAGAGCTTTTGTATCAGggcactccctctagcccatgacgtcacgtgccagccctcgtatctcctgacgagggttcgagcatgagtggccctgTTTAGGCTGCCGCCACAATGGATTTGTATTACAAATGTCAAAGTATTTTGTAAAATAATGAATTTTAAATCTGCAATATTCTTAGATTCAAGAGTAGATATAATTAAGAATATTGCAGATATTTTCAGTTCTATAATATAAATACAAAACTTTTATACCTAAATACTAAAGAGATACATCTTCATTTCTAAAGATTTATGACAACATTAATTTCTTAGGGCAAATGTTATTTATGCCCAACCTCAATGTTAATGCATGCTATATTTGCTTACCCTCAGGGAAAGCATCCTCTTGTGCCATGTGTGCTTCTTGTTGCAGGACAA includes:
- the cenpj gene encoding centromere protein J isoform X3 — encoded protein: MGTQGYTETLSSLDDIENNIPLKVVLQQEAHMAQEDAFPEGEIEVHCEESSESTSSREPFNIHQSNKDSKSGTSIQSQSEKAYSDDLPSFNTLEERPIKPGVSGGKKTFEEFLEKQMKMEEQRLQQQQLELKQLPLLPEFSEDKGNKNKFLKRGEGLARFSKIKSSNVATIKPDREENLTDQDSVSLKKPTCQPMLRKLTLLNKERHNTVSTRIGNKPKAFGQGKNYSALCIKKVAVSGNCNEDDVFQSPRQAEETIHASEVHVQNVYQTGCINVVQEYEQIKTKRIGQDGKSLQKLTSVCKAERLQKSAENILPTCPTERAKSGVENSLERSFQKKVENWNKDNAKEIVELNEFEFLEQAAEELSFSSNSSFVLKMVHNDWQYNKDRRLSSTPIKSVHKMLESSRDTKHTRNLANRDKENVKSNCVVLETNCKSIFNPPVSNEAVKQNVESDSQEYQYAISDTTSDSEGDLDCTLTNDNKTRVQSVICSSDKEDDPKSVCGKQPTDSFNKDKNMDTDLDLSSDDGDDDGEMVTVIEKDKLGLSQKADSSLFYTESKISTSLHQEKVEFDDDQTWTDQDETEFIKVEDSSAVPVHTSVLVTQSISSSKVTEDKVMRRKIASAKKEIECENYLNKIEESPPTSDLITRLFPSLKPKSKPESLQGLEQKSKIVNDKPSGSGVQSKLMQEKLLELEFEINQFRAENTSLAKLRDDKEKAMKDLSKEIADFERKKAEELTQLEEHKKEELKRLQKERMVFEKYAAAARAIPDKKEREEIKVLKQQIADLQEELKRKELRWSSTYTRLRNQIDALTKENQELQDEVKVMERLRLETWKKTDTAMEKKAESSLPQLTKMEVVSSDVMKKESDPIPKQTNGGRNPQATGKKSSHRNEQTFPRNVKLIHPVKITAAIMTRNGLKENSTLMRNMEDTNVNDPAVSAINLSVPCESSLNQELVSAPASSCLEFNGAKDEIQEEIKYSDGKVEQVLRSGRHIIIFSNGTRKEVSTDGKTIKVTFFNGDVKQMMSDQTIIYYYADAQTTHTTYPDGLEVLQFPNNQMEKHYPDGRKEITFPDQTIKYLFADGHEESVFPDGTIIRVQLDGNKIIEFNNGQREIHTPNYKRREYPDGTVKTVYLNGQQETKYSSGRVRIKDKEGNVIMDSKPH